The Nitrospira sp. sequence AATACCTTTTGCGTGATTCCGGTGAGCGCCCGTTGCAGCTCGGAAAAGCGTTTGACGCCCCGGAAGAGGTACCACAGAATGACGATCTTCCACCGGCCGCCGATGAGTTCGACCGTCGATTCCGCCGGGCATGTCCGTTTCTTGGCCATCGGCTCTCCATTACACCGCTCGGTATCCAGTTGGTGCCTGCCGCACCGAATGGTGCCGTCTTGTTTTGGTCGCGATCCGTCTTATACAGAATCGGGTGTGGCGAACCAAGATCAAAGTGGCGATGCAGGGATCGCCGGAAAGGAGCGGCGCCATGATCAGGGATACGCAGGCGACGAAAACCGCGGTGGAAATCCGTCGCAGAGAGGATCGGTTCCATACTCAAGCAGGCTGGTTGGATTCTCGGCACAGCTTTAGTTTCTCGCATCATTACGATCCGACCAACACGCACCATGGCTTGTTGTTGGTGCACAACGATGATGTGGTCAAGCCGAACACCGGGTTCCGTACTCATCCCCATCGAGACATGGAGATCGTGACCTGGGTTCTGGACGGAGAACTGGAGCACAAGGATTCGGAAGGTCACAGCGGGATCATCTATCCGGGGTTGGCCCAGCGGATGAGCGCCGGAACCGGAATTTGGCACTCCGAGATGAATCCGCAAGGCGAGAAGGACGTTCACTTCATCCAAATGTGGGTGCCGCCTGATCAGGAGAGTATAAAGCCTGGCTATGAGCAGCTCGACATCAACGGACAGTTGAACAAAGGAGGGCTCGTTCCAATCGCCTCCGGACGAGGGCACCAAGCCGCCATTTCGATCAGACAGAAAGGAGCCGTACTGTGGGGCGGAAAGCTTAGGCCGGGAGAGGCAGCGCAGGTTCCCGATGCCCCGTACATTCATCTATTTGTGGCAAAGGGCTCTGCGGAATTGGAAGGCGCAGGGCATTTGGAAGCCGGCGATGAAGCGCGGCTCACCGCAGCCGGAGCCAGACGGCTGACAGCCGGGAAGACTCATGGAGCGGAAATCTTGATCTGGGAGACTGATCGGGCGCTAGAGGTGTGACCACAGAACTCTCGAATGAGGGCTGCGGCGGTTGCACTGACTATGTATGCCCAAGGCACTATGCCGGAGACGGGAACGCAGGCTGCTGTCTTTAAGGAGCACCGCGATGGGAGGGTTGCATCAAATAGAGACTATCATTCTCCTCCTGACGGCGGTCCTAGCGTTCACGACTGCCGCGCATAAGCTCCTGATTCCGTACCCGATTCTCCTTGTCATCGGCGGCTTGATACTGGGTCTGATACCGGGTCTTCCGGCGGTCCACCTGGATCCTGATCTTGTATTCTTGGTCTTCCTGCCGCCAATCCTCTGGGCGGCCGCCTATTTTACGTCCCTTCGTGAATTTCGAAACAATATCCGCCCGATCTCAATGCTTGCGGTCGGCTTGGTGTTGGCGACGACGGCGGCAGTCGCCGCCGTGGCTCACGTCGCGTTGCCGGGAATAGGCTGGGCGGAAGCTATCGCCCTGGGCGCCATCGTTTCGCCGCCGGATGCGGTGTCGGCAACGGCCATCGCCAAACGGTTGGGCATCCCCAACCGTCTCGTGACGATTTTGGAAGGCGAAAGCCTGGTGAATGATGCAACCGCGCTGGTCCTCTACCGGACCGCCGTTGCAGCAGCGGCAAGCGGGACATTCATCCTTCGCGACACACTCCTTCAGTTCGTGTTGGCCGGACTCGGTGGCTTTCTCGTCGGTTTGGCGGTCGGTCTGATGACGCGATTGGTCCTTAGACAATTGACGACCGACAGTCTGACTGAAATTGCCGTCACGCTGTTGGCCCCCTACGTGGCTTGGGTGCTGACCGAACAAGTACATTCCTCCGCTGTATTGGCCTGCGTCGCGGGTGGGCAGTATCTGCGGCAGCATTTCAGCGCTGACGTGACGCCGATCACCCGCATTCAAGGACGGGCCGTCTGGGAACTGCTGGTGTTCGTCTTGAACGGCGTGATTTTTATTCTCATCGGGCTTCAACTGAGAACGCTGCGCGAGGCAGTCCCCGTTGACCAATTCGCATCCCTCGTTTTTACCGGTGTGCTGATCAGCGTCACCGTGATCGTGGTTCGTCTCCTCTGGGTCCCCTTAGGAGCGATCGTGCCTCGACTCGTCAGCCCGTCGCTTCGCCGCCGCGATCCCATGCCGCCATGGCCCCATCTGCTGATCGTAGGATGGACCGGGATGCGTGGAATCGTTACGTTGGCGGCCGCTCTTGCCTTGCCCGTGACCACAACCGCCGGAACTTCCTTCCCGTTCCGAGCGGAAATCATCTTGCTGAGCTTCTCGGTGATTCTTGCCACGCTCGTGCTGCAAGGTCTCTCACTTGCCCCCCTGATCCGCGCCTTGAAACTGGAAGAAGACCGGAGTCTCGAACACGAGGAAATGGGGGCGCGCGCGCACGCCGCCAAAGCCGCATTGACTCGTTTGGAGACATTCGCCGATGATGATCGAGTCATGCCGGATCACCTTGACCGGTTGCACACACATTATCAGCAACGGCTTCAACGGTATGAGCCGACCGGTCCGGTTGATTCCGATTGCACAAACGAAGCGGCCGAGGCATTTCGGCAGCTCCGGCATGAAACCATAAGCGCCGAACGACTCGCGTTGATCAAGCTGCGCAATGACGGCACCATCAGCGACGAGGTGCTGCACCGATTGGAACATGAGCTCGATGTAGAATCGGTCCGCCTCGGCTTGGGAGACCGGCGCTTCGCCGGCTGAAGCCAAATACCCAT is a genomic window containing:
- a CDS encoding Na+/H+ antiporter: MGGLHQIETIILLLTAVLAFTTAAHKLLIPYPILLVIGGLILGLIPGLPAVHLDPDLVFLVFLPPILWAAAYFTSLREFRNNIRPISMLAVGLVLATTAAVAAVAHVALPGIGWAEAIALGAIVSPPDAVSATAIAKRLGIPNRLVTILEGESLVNDATALVLYRTAVAAAASGTFILRDTLLQFVLAGLGGFLVGLAVGLMTRLVLRQLTTDSLTEIAVTLLAPYVAWVLTEQVHSSAVLACVAGGQYLRQHFSADVTPITRIQGRAVWELLVFVLNGVIFILIGLQLRTLREAVPVDQFASLVFTGVLISVTVIVVRLLWVPLGAIVPRLVSPSLRRRDPMPPWPHLLIVGWTGMRGIVTLAAALALPVTTTAGTSFPFRAEIILLSFSVILATLVLQGLSLAPLIRALKLEEDRSLEHEEMGARAHAAKAALTRLETFADDDRVMPDHLDRLHTHYQQRLQRYEPTGPVDSDCTNEAAEAFRQLRHETISAERLALIKLRNDGTISDEVLHRLEHELDVESVRLGLGDRRFAG
- a CDS encoding pirin family protein, whose protein sequence is MIRDTQATKTAVEIRRREDRFHTQAGWLDSRHSFSFSHHYDPTNTHHGLLLVHNDDVVKPNTGFRTHPHRDMEIVTWVLDGELEHKDSEGHSGIIYPGLAQRMSAGTGIWHSEMNPQGEKDVHFIQMWVPPDQESIKPGYEQLDINGQLNKGGLVPIASGRGHQAAISIRQKGAVLWGGKLRPGEAAQVPDAPYIHLFVAKGSAELEGAGHLEAGDEARLTAAGARRLTAGKTHGAEILIWETDRALEV